GTGCTCGCCGAGGGCTACCAGACCGAGTACGGCGAAGCCTTCCTCGAAGTGCACGCCGACAGCCTCTGCGAAGGCGACTCGGTACTGATTTTTGATGACCTGATCGCCACCGGCGGCACCCTGCTGGCCGCCACCAAACTGGTACGGCGCATGGGCGCGCAGGTATATGAGGCGGCGGCGATCATCGATCTGCCGGAGCTGGGCGGCTCGCAGCGCCTGAACGACGTGGGTGTGCCGACCTTCTGCCTGACCGAGTTCTCGCTGAGCGAGTATTGACAGCATCGCGGGGCAAGCCCGCTCCCACAGGCTAAGGTTCTGTGGGAGCGGGCTTGCCCCGCGATTAA
This portion of the Pseudomonas sp. SORT22 genome encodes:
- a CDS encoding adenine phosphoribosyltransferase; translated protein: MPSATFDLKALIRPVPDFPKPGVIFRDITPLFQSPRGLRHVADAFIERYVETEFSHIGAMDARGFLIGSIIAHQLNKPLILFRKQGKLPADVLAEGYQTEYGEAFLEVHADSLCEGDSVLIFDDLIATGGTLLAATKLVRRMGAQVYEAAAIIDLPELGGSQRLNDVGVPTFCLTEFSLSEY